A segment of the Terribacillus aidingensis genome:
AAGTGCCAGAAATTTATGATGGTACTGTAGAGATTCGTTCTGTGGCACGTGAGGCTGGAGATCGTTCTAAGATTTCTGTCTATGCATCCCAAGCGGAAGTCGATCCTGTCGGTTCCTGTGTTGGTCAGCGCGGTCAGCGTGTCCAAGCAATCGTGAATGAATTGAAAGGTGAAAAAATTGATATCGTAGAGTGGTCGGAAGATCCCGTTGAATACGTATCAAATGCGCTTAGTCCTTCCAAGGTCATCTCTGTACTTGTCGATGAGGAAGAAAAAGCGACAACGGTCATCGTACCTGATTACCAGCTTAGCCTTGCAATCGGGAAACGTGGTCAAAATGCCCGCCTGGCAGCGAAATTGACAGGCTGGAAAATCGATATTAAATCTGAGACTGAAGCACGCGAGCTTGGCATATTGACTAAGCAGGATGCAGAAGCTGACGACTTCGACGATTTTGACGACGAAGACACATATTGATAAGGGGCGCTGTATATGAAACAAAAGAAAGTTCCGCTTCGAAAATGTGTGGTTTCCAATGAAATGAAGCCAAAACAGGATTTGATCCGGGTTGTCCGCAGCAAAGAAGGCGATGTCTTTGTGGATGAAACCGGTAAAAAGAACGGTCGCGGTGCGTACGTCTCGAAGGATGCGGCTATCATAGAAAAAGCAAAAAAACAAGATACGCTGGCGCGGCACTTGAATACACAGATCGATGATTCTATTTATGAAGAACTTGCGCGATTAGCGAAAGGTCAGCACTCATGAGTAAAAATTATTTGAATTTGTTAGGCTTAGCTGTACGTGCCGGGCAGTGCACCTTCGGAGAAGATGCCATTGTCCGGGATGTCCAGCGGCAGAAAGCAAAGCTAGTAATAGCTGCCAGTGATGTCGGTCCCCAAACCCTGAAGAAACTTCGCAACAAGACCGATTACTACAACATTGCCTTTCTGCAGGTAGAGGAGGACCGGGATCAATTATCACAAGCGATTGGTAAATCCGGCAGAGTCGCAATTGCCATTTTGGATCAAGGCTTTGCAGACAAATTGAAATCTTTGCTCACTGAATCCACTCGGAGGTGAACGTATGTCAAAGATTCGTGTTTATGAATACGCAAAAGAGAAGAACGTTTCCAGTAAGGAAATCATTACTAAACTTAAAAGTATGAATATCGAAGTATCCAATCATATGTCCATGATTAATGAAACGGCAAAAGACAAATTGGATAAGAGCTTCACAGCAAAAAGCGCGGGTAGCGAGAAAGTAGCGATTAAAACGGGGAACTCAACAAACACAACCAACTCAGCAAATAATAGCGGACAGAACAATAAGCCGAAAAGCAAGAGTGGCGGCGGTCCACAGAACCGCAACCAGCAGCAGCGTAATGGTAATAAAAAACCAGGCAAAGGCGGACAGAACAACAATAGACGCGGCGGCCGGAACAATAACCGGGGTAAAGCACCGCAGCAGAAGCGTCCTGAGATGCCGACTCCAGATAAAATTACCTTCAAAGAGTCTTTGACTGTTAGTGAATTGGCAGCAAAGCTTCATAGGGAGTCCACTGAAATCATCAAAAAGCTCTTCCTTCAAGGTGTCATGGCAACAAAGAACCAGGACTTGGACAAAGATGCTATTGAAATGATCTGTGCAGAATACGATGTTGAAGTAGAAGAAGAAGTAGATGTTGATGTAACAGATTTGGATAACTACAAAATCGAAGATAAAGCTGATGAACTGCAGGAACGTCCTGCCGTTGTTACAATCATGGGACACGTTGACCATGGTAAAACAACTTTGCTTGATTCTATCCGAGATACGAAAGTGACCGAAGGAGAAGCTGGCGGAATTACGCAGCATATCGGTGCATATCAAGTTGAAGAAAATGGCAAGAAGATTACCTTCCTTGATACTCCTGGACACGCAGCTTTCACAAGCATGCGTTCCCGTGGTGCACAAGTAACAGATATCGCGATTCTAGTTGTAGCTGCAGATGACGGTGTTATGCCGCAGACAGTCGAAGCGATCAACCATGCGAAAGCTGCGGAAGTGCCGATCATCGTAGCGGTTAACAAAATCGACTTGGAAGGCGCTAATCCAGACCGAGTGATGCAGGAGCTTACTGAGCATAACCTGATCCCTGAGGATTGGGGCGGTGATACAATCTTCGTTCAGCTTTCTGCGAAAAAACGTGAGGGTATCGACGATTTGCTTGAAATGATCTTGCTTGTAACCGAAGTTGAAGAATTAAAAGCAAACCCGAACCGTTCTGCAGAGGGTACTGTAATCGAAGCACAATTGGATAAAGGTCGCGGTCCTGTAGCAACATTGCTTGTACAGAATGGTACGCTTAATATCGGCGACAGCATTGTTGTCGGTAATACATTCGGCCGTGTGCGTGCAATGGTGAATGATTTGGGACGCCGTGTGAAAACAGCTCCTCCATCCACACCGGTTGAGATCACTGGCTTGAACAGTGTACCGAATGCAGGTGACCAGTTCATGGTATTCGAAGACGAGAAACAAGCTCGTCAAGTAGGGGAAGCAAGACAGCAGAAGCAAGTAGAAGAGAATCGTTCCAGCGGGGCACGTGTCAGCCTTGAGGATCTGTTTAACCAGATCAAGCAAGGGGAAGTGAAAGATATCAACTTAATCGTGAAAGCGGACGTGCACGGTTCCGTAGAAGCGATGGCTGCATCCCTGGAGAAAATCGAAGTGGAAGGCGTTAAAGTCCGCATCATCCACACAGGTGTAGGCGCAATAACGGAATCTGATGTTATATTGGCATCTGCTTCAAATGCGATTATCATCGGTTTCAACGTTCGTCCGGATACCAATGCGAAAAAAGCTGCAGAATCTGAAAATGTCGATATCCGCCAGCATCGCATCATCTATAAAGTAATTGAAGAAATTGAATCCGCAATGAAAGGGATGCTTGATCCTGAGTTCGAAGAGAAAGTCATCGGACAAGCGGAAGTTCGTCAAATTATCAAGGTATCCCGTATCGGTACGATTGCGGGAAGCTATGTAACAGAAGGTAAAATCACACGTGATGCTTCCATCCGTGTCATCCGTGATGGTATTGTAATCGTTGAGGATGAAATTGATTCCTTGAAACGTTTCAAGGATGATGTACGTGAAGTTGCTACAAACTATGAGTGTGGAATCACATTGCAGAACTTCCACGATCTTAAAGAGGGCGACACATTCGAAGCGTATGTAATGGAAGAAATCGAAAGAAAATGATTCTGGCTGCCGTTGTAGAATGTATGATCTATGACGCGCATTCTCTCAAGGATAAGCGTTCGGTCGTAAAACGAATCACTTCACGAATCGGTGGATCCTTCAATATCGCTATCAGCGAAGCAGACTACCATGATTTATGGCAGCGCACTTGCTTTGAACTGGTAACGACTTCTCCTGATCGTGTTCGTGCTGAACGTGTAATGGACCAAGCGCTTGCTTTGATTGATTCTTTTCCGGAGATCGAGAGAACAGCTACTGATAAGCAGTGGCTTTAGCATCCCTCCGAATGATGATGAGGTGATAATATGAGTGAACTACGTGCAAATCGTGTCGCAGAGCAAATGAAAAAAGAACTAGGCGACATCATTTCAAGAAAGATAAAAGATCCGCGAGTAGGCTTTGTCACGGTGACGGATGTCGAAGTGACTGGAGACCTGCAGCAGGCGAAAGTCTACATCTCCGTCCTTGGCGAGGAGAAGCAGAAGCATAATACACTTCTTGGGCTTTCAAAAGCGAAAGGATTCATTCGTTCCGAAATCGGCAAACGCATCCGTTTGCGTAAAACACCGGAACTGGCATTTGAATTCGATGAAGCGGTCGATCAAGGTAATCGGATTGAGCATCTTCTAAAAGAGCTTAATGATACCGACAGATAAGATACAACAGAGAATCCCTTCGCCCTTCATGGGAGGAAGGGATTCTTTTTTTACATAGCAAAAAAGGGGTGCTGACATTGGATGGGATCCTAGCATTATGGAAACCAAAAGGGATGACCTCCCACGATTGTGTGTTCAAAGCACGCAAGATATTACAGACGAAGAAGATCGGGCACACAGGTACGCTGGACCCTGATGTAGAGGGTGTATTGCCACTATGTA
Coding sequences within it:
- a CDS encoding DUF503 family protein: MILAAVVECMIYDAHSLKDKRSVVKRITSRIGGSFNIAISEADYHDLWQRTCFELVTTSPDRVRAERVMDQALALIDSFPEIERTATDKQWL
- a CDS encoding ribosomal L7Ae/L30e/S12e/Gadd45 family protein; the protein is MSKNYLNLLGLAVRAGQCTFGEDAIVRDVQRQKAKLVIAASDVGPQTLKKLRNKTDYYNIAFLQVEEDRDQLSQAIGKSGRVAIAILDQGFADKLKSLLTESTRR
- a CDS encoding YlxR family protein; the encoded protein is MKQKKVPLRKCVVSNEMKPKQDLIRVVRSKEGDVFVDETGKKNGRGAYVSKDAAIIEKAKKQDTLARHLNTQIDDSIYEELARLAKGQHS
- the infB gene encoding translation initiation factor IF-2, producing the protein MSKIRVYEYAKEKNVSSKEIITKLKSMNIEVSNHMSMINETAKDKLDKSFTAKSAGSEKVAIKTGNSTNTTNSANNSGQNNKPKSKSGGGPQNRNQQQRNGNKKPGKGGQNNNRRGGRNNNRGKAPQQKRPEMPTPDKITFKESLTVSELAAKLHRESTEIIKKLFLQGVMATKNQDLDKDAIEMICAEYDVEVEEEVDVDVTDLDNYKIEDKADELQERPAVVTIMGHVDHGKTTLLDSIRDTKVTEGEAGGITQHIGAYQVEENGKKITFLDTPGHAAFTSMRSRGAQVTDIAILVVAADDGVMPQTVEAINHAKAAEVPIIVAVNKIDLEGANPDRVMQELTEHNLIPEDWGGDTIFVQLSAKKREGIDDLLEMILLVTEVEELKANPNRSAEGTVIEAQLDKGRGPVATLLVQNGTLNIGDSIVVGNTFGRVRAMVNDLGRRVKTAPPSTPVEITGLNSVPNAGDQFMVFEDEKQARQVGEARQQKQVEENRSSGARVSLEDLFNQIKQGEVKDINLIVKADVHGSVEAMAASLEKIEVEGVKVRIIHTGVGAITESDVILASASNAIIIGFNVRPDTNAKKAAESENVDIRQHRIIYKVIEEIESAMKGMLDPEFEEKVIGQAEVRQIIKVSRIGTIAGSYVTEGKITRDASIRVIRDGIVIVEDEIDSLKRFKDDVREVATNYECGITLQNFHDLKEGDTFEAYVMEEIERK
- the rbfA gene encoding 30S ribosome-binding factor RbfA; translation: MSELRANRVAEQMKKELGDIISRKIKDPRVGFVTVTDVEVTGDLQQAKVYISVLGEEKQKHNTLLGLSKAKGFIRSEIGKRIRLRKTPELAFEFDEAVDQGNRIEHLLKELNDTDR